A region of Alkalinema sp. FACHB-956 DNA encodes the following proteins:
- a CDS encoding YbjN domain-containing protein, protein MSIDLELPNITPEDGSGSVNLIEAIETVIASLDTTDSAMVSQGDNGHLWKFQYGSVEVFVQLTGTTDDDVLTVWSRVLVLPVANEAALTRKLLEMNWLSTFEARFAIADNQVIVMANRTVAEISPGEISRAITVVATIADDHDEALIAEFGSSH, encoded by the coding sequence ATGTCGATCGACCTTGAACTGCCCAATATTACCCCCGAAGATGGATCGGGTTCAGTCAATTTGATTGAAGCGATCGAGACGGTAATCGCCAGCCTGGATACAACCGATTCAGCCATGGTCAGTCAAGGGGATAACGGGCATCTGTGGAAGTTTCAGTATGGGTCGGTCGAAGTTTTTGTCCAACTAACTGGCACCACCGATGATGATGTCCTGACAGTGTGGTCTCGGGTGCTGGTTCTTCCGGTGGCCAATGAAGCCGCCCTCACCCGCAAGCTCTTGGAAATGAATTGGCTCAGTACCTTTGAAGCCCGATTTGCGATCGCGGACAATCAAGTCATCGTCATGGCTAACCGAACCGTTGCAGAGATTTCTCCCGGCGAAATCTCCCGCGCGATCACGGTCGTTGCCACGATCGCCGATGACCATGACGAAGCCCTCATTGCCGAATTCGGTTCAAGCCATTAA
- a CDS encoding lysozyme inhibitor LprI family protein, whose translation MHHKRSWSYGPSGLLTSGLLTMGLILVPSAQAKELPNCRQPKTNLEKSICQAAVNCNKPVTQLDMNFCSAWDAEVSDRQLNQVYKQLRQQNRQFNNQHSKKRDKYLVDSQLAWLKYRDTHCQWIASRFDGGSAQPMLYSSCLANITQQRTNELQAELDVEKSLH comes from the coding sequence ATGCATCACAAACGATCCTGGAGCTATGGGCCATCAGGACTCTTAACATCAGGACTCTTAACCATGGGTTTAATCCTTGTCCCATCTGCCCAAGCCAAGGAACTGCCCAACTGTCGCCAACCCAAAACCAACTTAGAAAAAAGCATTTGTCAAGCTGCGGTGAATTGCAATAAACCTGTTACGCAGTTAGACATGAATTTTTGCAGCGCTTGGGATGCAGAGGTTAGCGATCGTCAACTTAATCAAGTTTATAAACAACTGAGACAACAAAACCGTCAATTTAACAATCAACACTCCAAAAAACGGGATAAATATTTAGTCGATTCCCAATTAGCATGGCTCAAGTATCGCGATACCCATTGCCAATGGATTGCTAGCCGCTTCGATGGTGGCAGTGCCCAACCGATGCTCTATAGCAGTTGTTTAGCGAATATCACGCAACAACGCACCAATGAGTTACAAGCAGAATTGGATGTTGAAAAATCGCTGCATTAA
- a CDS encoding lipoate--protein ligase family protein: protein MSMPETWRLIPHLCTHGAMQMAIDRYFLTRHALGTHPPVLRFYSWSPVALSLGYHQRSYPATWHGLTWQGQPIDLVRRPTGGRAVLHQGDLTYAVVASGFATNRMESYQQICEFLIQGLATIGIELHYGSAGRGYIHNPNCFGTATAADLVMADGSKLIGSAQARKGKAILQHGSIRLTPDRTLFATVFGETDLFLPQLSPQQQNIHQLMDALMQAASDCFGVTFTIQPLTPDEFQEIQEMIDCLEDVNPIPWTSSDRSTLQPESIDEFDSR, encoded by the coding sequence TTGTCTATGCCTGAAACTTGGCGATTGATTCCACACTTGTGTACCCATGGCGCAATGCAAATGGCGATCGATCGCTACTTTTTAACTCGCCATGCCTTGGGTACCCATCCGCCCGTACTCCGGTTTTACAGCTGGTCACCCGTTGCCCTGTCCCTCGGCTACCACCAGCGCAGCTATCCCGCAACCTGGCACGGCTTAACCTGGCAAGGACAACCGATCGATCTCGTGCGCCGACCGACGGGAGGCAGGGCTGTTTTACATCAAGGTGATCTGACCTATGCTGTAGTTGCTTCCGGCTTCGCAACCAACCGGATGGAAAGCTATCAACAAATTTGTGAATTTCTGATTCAAGGGCTGGCGACGATCGGCATTGAACTCCACTACGGTAGCGCTGGACGGGGTTATATTCACAATCCCAATTGTTTCGGCACAGCAACGGCAGCGGATTTAGTGATGGCCGATGGGAGCAAGCTGATCGGCAGTGCCCAAGCCCGCAAGGGAAAGGCGATTTTGCAGCATGGTTCCATTCGCCTCACCCCCGATCGAACGTTATTTGCAACCGTCTTTGGTGAAACGGATTTATTCCTACCACAGTTATCTCCTCAGCAGCAGAATATCCATCAACTGATGGATGCGTTAATGCAAGCTGCAAGTGACTGTTTTGGAGTTACGTTCACAATCCAGCCGTTAACGCCTGATGAATTCCAGGAAATTCAGGAAATGATTGATTGTCTGGAAGATGTGAATCCCATTCCCTGGACTTCGTCCGATCGATCTACTCTCCAACCTGAATCGATCGATGAATTTGATTCACGCTAG
- a CDS encoding PsbP-related protein: MKKILWTLSALLTILLPALLPATIVVSNAIPSQAQTQKAQLKTYKIDRIQFKAPSHWVDRSEGETITLYNQKPPIQGGGMAPKGMVKLAAFVIDQSLEDAVKPAPRGMSNTIQKTERLRISGQPAVRIYATSDEADFIGSVTTYIAKNVDETIVLITFYQSAQVPASVNQIHRSIQVGE, encoded by the coding sequence ATGAAGAAAATCCTATGGACACTCTCGGCACTCTTGACCATTTTGCTCCCAGCTTTGCTCCCAGCAACGATCGTTGTCAGCAATGCCATTCCATCCCAAGCGCAAACCCAGAAGGCACAACTGAAGACCTACAAAATCGATCGTATTCAGTTTAAGGCACCCTCCCATTGGGTCGATCGCTCTGAAGGTGAAACGATCACACTTTATAACCAGAAACCGCCCATCCAAGGTGGGGGCATGGCACCGAAAGGGATGGTGAAGTTGGCTGCATTCGTTATCGATCAGTCCTTAGAAGATGCGGTTAAACCTGCTCCCAGAGGTATGTCCAACACAATTCAGAAAACAGAACGTTTACGCATTAGTGGCCAGCCCGCAGTCAGGATTTACGCAACGAGCGATGAAGCAGATTTTATTGGTAGTGTCACGACTTACATTGCTAAAAATGTAGATGAAACGATAGTTCTAATCACCTTTTACCAAAGTGCTCAAGTTCCTGCTAGCGTGAATCAAATTCATCGATCGATTCAGGTTGGAGAGTAG
- a CDS encoding DUF6636 domain-containing protein translates to MMTHYTVLSIGALSIGALSIRALSIGLLSSGMAVGIMAIGQPTQAIENSDGFMLPSGNIYCISHEVGGDLAKESPILRCEIGSKLNPMPRQPKSCNLDWGAGLRLSKAKKPATVLCVGDTMYSPDYPTLDYGKTWKKNGFSCKATKAGLTCTNGKGNGFFLNREDWKVF, encoded by the coding sequence ATGATGACACACTACACAGTCTTGAGTATTGGGGCGTTGAGTATTGGGGCGTTGAGTATTAGAGCATTGAGCATTGGACTATTAAGTAGTGGAATGGCAGTGGGAATCATGGCGATCGGCCAACCGACCCAGGCGATCGAAAATAGTGATGGCTTCATGCTGCCTAGCGGTAATATTTACTGCATCAGCCATGAAGTGGGGGGTGATCTGGCTAAGGAATCACCGATTCTTCGCTGTGAAATCGGGAGCAAGCTCAATCCCATGCCCCGTCAACCCAAATCCTGCAATTTAGATTGGGGTGCGGGTCTGCGCCTCTCGAAAGCGAAAAAGCCCGCGACGGTTTTATGCGTTGGCGATACGATGTATTCGCCGGATTATCCAACGCTGGATTATGGCAAAACCTGGAAAAAGAATGGGTTTAGCTGTAAAGCAACCAAAGCAGGCTTAACTTGTACCAACGGCAAAGGCAATGGCTTTTTCCTCAATCGCGAAGACTGGAAAGTGTTTTAA
- a CDS encoding DUF1993 domain-containing protein translates to MSSQTIEFFRSLFDSRLATLEHLLKSAQAHLGDSDALLQQRIAPDMFPLGTQIVFTCNQPRNFALWCEGKPADNLDPEVASMGVAYEYLSATRQLLAGITAADHQLAEVTRINLGQGLYLELSGSAYVNDFLIPNLYFHLVTAYDILRMAGVPIGKRDYMLHLVPFLKHEPYEDRK, encoded by the coding sequence ATGTCGAGTCAAACCATAGAATTTTTCCGATCGCTCTTTGATAGCCGTTTGGCAACCCTGGAGCATCTTCTGAAATCTGCTCAGGCCCATCTTGGTGATAGCGATGCATTGCTTCAGCAGCGCATTGCACCCGATATGTTTCCCCTAGGAACTCAGATAGTCTTTACTTGCAACCAACCCCGCAACTTTGCTCTGTGGTGTGAAGGCAAACCCGCTGATAATCTAGATCCAGAGGTTGCGTCCATGGGCGTAGCTTACGAGTACCTATCCGCTACTCGCCAGTTACTGGCAGGAATTACTGCCGCAGATCATCAATTAGCGGAAGTCACCCGAATTAATCTTGGGCAAGGACTCTATTTGGAACTCTCTGGGAGTGCCTATGTCAATGATTTTTTGATTCCTAACCTCTACTTTCACCTAGTCACCGCCTATGACATTCTGCGGATGGCTGGAGTCCCGATCGGAAAACGGGATTACATGCTGCACTTAGTCCCGTTTTTGAAACATGAGCCCTACGAAGACCGGAAATGA
- a CDS encoding Tex family protein, producing the protein MIEIPKLLAEELSLRLQQVESALELFDEGATVPFIARYRKERTGSMDEIQLRNLFDRFTYLTELEDRKKTILESIESQGKLTDELRSKIVHCLQKNELEDLYLPYKPKRRTRATIAREKGLGDLAEWIKALNQPTVAEQDLLTQAAKYISEEKGVKTAEEALQGASDILAEEVAENADYRVYVREFLLDTGVLVSRVKEDYPEGTTKFEMYRSYQAKVKAIAPHNLLALYRGESEGIVDFELTFEEEQVLAYLETEVIRTKVRSLRDFYRSMIKDAFNRLMKNSLISEVRSQKKLEADIESIKTFESNLRELLLSAPAGMQPTLAIDPGFRTGCKVAVLDTTGKFLQYQAVFPHTGAEKRKQAAIMLKQLIQEHQIQLIAIGNGTASRETEEFVGEVIGELEPKPIKVIVNESGASIYSASDVAIAEFPDLDVTVRGAISIGRRLQDPLAELVKIDPKSIGVGQYQHDVDQKLLKRKLDETVESCVNYVGVDLNTASKELLTFVSGISPTIANNIVAYRNEKGAFRDRKALLKVTKLGPKTYEQAAGFLRIRDGSNPLDNTAVHPESYGLVEAIAKDLGVPLTETSQISAQLQANLKKYITDTVGEPTLRDIISELEKPGRDPREEFKYATFREDIKEITDLQMGMELEGIVTNVANFGAFVDIGVHQDGLVHVSQLADRFVSDPKQVVKVGQVVKVRVLEVNPALKRIGLSMRSPDGTNQRPSSDRQASDRSANDRPQGRPQPRSQGQSGAKSSGDKLKAGDKTKAENPAKMPKKAAESQSNQQSGQADSDNSLEALKARFGRKL; encoded by the coding sequence ATGATCGAGATTCCTAAGCTCCTTGCCGAAGAATTGTCCCTCCGTCTGCAACAGGTGGAGAGTGCCCTAGAACTGTTTGATGAAGGTGCGACGGTTCCCTTCATTGCGCGGTACCGGAAGGAGCGCACGGGATCCATGGATGAAATTCAACTCCGGAATTTGTTCGATCGCTTCACCTACCTAACGGAACTAGAAGATCGCAAAAAGACGATTCTGGAGTCGATCGAATCCCAGGGCAAGCTGACGGACGAACTGCGCAGCAAGATTGTCCATTGTTTGCAAAAGAATGAGCTAGAGGATTTATACCTGCCCTACAAGCCCAAACGTCGCACCCGTGCCACGATCGCCCGCGAGAAAGGGCTAGGAGACTTGGCTGAGTGGATTAAAGCACTGAATCAGCCCACCGTGGCAGAGCAGGATTTGCTGACGCAAGCAGCAAAGTACATTTCGGAAGAAAAAGGTGTCAAAACCGCCGAGGAAGCGCTCCAGGGAGCCTCGGACATCCTGGCAGAGGAAGTGGCGGAAAATGCCGACTATCGGGTATACGTGCGGGAATTTCTGCTGGATACGGGGGTATTGGTTTCCCGTGTGAAGGAGGATTACCCCGAAGGCACGACGAAGTTTGAAATGTACCGCAGTTACCAAGCGAAGGTGAAAGCGATCGCGCCCCACAATTTGCTAGCCCTGTATCGCGGCGAGTCAGAAGGGATTGTGGACTTTGAACTGACCTTTGAAGAAGAGCAGGTGCTTGCTTATTTAGAAACCGAAGTGATTCGTACCAAGGTGCGATCGCTGCGGGACTTTTATCGATCGATGATCAAGGATGCCTTTAATCGCTTGATGAAAAATTCGCTGATTAGTGAAGTGCGATCGCAGAAGAAATTGGAAGCCGATATCGAGTCCATTAAGACCTTTGAATCGAATCTGCGGGAATTGCTGCTGTCGGCTCCGGCGGGAATGCAACCGACACTGGCGATCGACCCTGGATTCCGGACGGGCTGTAAGGTCGCAGTCCTGGATACCACAGGTAAATTTCTGCAATACCAAGCGGTCTTTCCCCATACAGGTGCAGAAAAACGCAAACAAGCCGCAATCATGCTGAAGCAACTGATTCAGGAACATCAGATTCAATTGATCGCGATCGGGAATGGAACCGCTAGCCGGGAAACCGAAGAATTCGTCGGGGAAGTGATTGGAGAATTGGAACCTAAGCCGATCAAAGTTATTGTGAATGAATCCGGTGCGTCGATTTATTCTGCCAGTGATGTGGCGATCGCGGAATTCCCTGACCTCGATGTGACGGTGCGGGGCGCAATTAGTATTGGTCGGCGATTACAGGATCCCCTTGCAGAATTGGTGAAGATTGACCCGAAGTCGATCGGGGTAGGACAGTACCAACATGATGTCGATCAAAAACTACTGAAACGCAAGCTGGATGAGACTGTTGAGAGTTGCGTTAACTATGTGGGGGTTGACTTAAATACGGCTTCTAAGGAATTGCTGACCTTTGTGTCTGGCATTTCCCCCACCATTGCCAATAACATTGTGGCCTACCGCAATGAAAAGGGCGCATTCCGCGATCGTAAAGCATTGCTCAAAGTGACCAAACTCGGCCCCAAAACCTATGAACAGGCGGCGGGCTTCCTACGGATTCGCGATGGCAGCAATCCCCTAGACAACACAGCCGTGCATCCGGAAAGTTATGGCCTCGTGGAAGCGATCGCGAAAGACCTCGGAGTCCCGCTGACGGAAACGAGTCAGATTTCGGCACAACTACAAGCCAATTTGAAGAAGTACATTACTGATACCGTCGGGGAACCGACATTGCGGGATATCATCAGTGAGTTGGAGAAACCGGGACGGGATCCCCGCGAGGAATTCAAATACGCCACATTCCGAGAGGATATTAAGGAAATTACCGATTTACAAATGGGTATGGAGTTGGAGGGCATTGTCACTAATGTTGCCAATTTCGGCGCTTTTGTGGATATTGGGGTACACCAAGATGGATTGGTGCATGTGTCGCAGTTGGCCGATCGCTTTGTCAGTGACCCAAAACAGGTTGTCAAGGTGGGACAGGTGGTCAAGGTACGGGTTTTAGAGGTGAATCCAGCTCTGAAACGAATTGGCCTCTCGATGCGATCGCCTGATGGGACAAATCAGCGACCATCCAGCGATCGGCAGGCCAGCGATCGGTCAGCAAACGATCGACCCCAAGGCCGTCCCCAACCGCGATCGCAGGGACAATCGGGAGCTAAATCTTCGGGAGATAAACTTAAAGCGGGCGATAAAACCAAGGCCGAAAATCCAGCAAAAATGCCCAAAAAAGCTGCGGAATCCCAATCAAATCAGCAATCAGGGCAGGCGGATTCAGATAACTCCCTAGAGGCGCTGAAGGCGAGGTTTGGCCGGAAGTTATAG
- a CDS encoding DUF1565 domain-containing protein: MANQGKSIETTAIAQQSSPLSPRRNPPQCHAGASLRWIVLTSLAGLTPLAVISPVLANPMPWGFSTETLTAQLPSNAKIIYVNSALGQDTATGGTEVAPLKSITYALQQAQPGTVIQLASGSYTKDNGEVFPLILKPGIILRGDEPNKGTTTTIIGGGAFVSPTFARQNITLLAAANSEIRGVNVTNPLSRGTGIWIEGTNPTIVNCTFANSVREGIFITGSANPTITDSVFLKNQGNGISIARTAQGLIRNNIMQDTGFGLAIGGTSTPRLENNQITQNQDGIYINDAAQPVLRGNVITNNQRDGVVATVNAKPDLGITGDDGNNTVRNNTKLDVNNAGSQEISAIGNNIDPKKISGKVVLVAKDTGVPIDDPIGGPTDIKGHWAEAFIKQLAAKNIIAGFPDGTFKPEAPVTRAQFAAIINKAFSPAPRRNAVEFSDVSTSFWGYSAIQTASKGGFMAGYPGGLFKPEQRIPRVQVLVALANGLQYGEGNVSILARYQDGNTIPSYATKFVASATQRRIVVNHPNLNLLNPNREATRAEVAAFVYQALVNAGKAEAISSTFIVNP; the protein is encoded by the coding sequence ATGGCGAATCAGGGCAAGTCGATCGAGACCACCGCGATCGCGCAACAATCATCTCCCCTCTCCCCCCGCAGAAATCCCCCCCAATGCCACGCTGGGGCCTCTCTACGGTGGATTGTCCTCACCAGTCTTGCGGGATTGACACCCCTGGCTGTTATCTCTCCTGTACTAGCCAACCCAATGCCGTGGGGCTTTTCCACCGAAACCCTGACGGCCCAGCTACCCAGCAATGCCAAGATTATTTACGTCAACTCGGCGTTGGGCCAGGATACTGCAACGGGCGGTACCGAGGTTGCGCCGCTAAAAAGCATCACCTACGCGCTACAACAAGCTCAACCAGGCACCGTGATTCAACTGGCCTCCGGCAGTTACACCAAAGACAATGGAGAAGTTTTTCCCCTGATCTTGAAACCGGGGATTATCCTACGGGGGGATGAACCGAATAAAGGGACGACGACCACCATTATCGGTGGGGGAGCCTTTGTGAGCCCGACCTTTGCTCGCCAAAATATTACCCTGTTAGCAGCGGCGAATAGTGAAATTCGGGGGGTCAATGTCACCAATCCCCTGAGTCGAGGCACGGGCATTTGGATCGAAGGCACCAATCCTACGATCGTCAACTGTACCTTTGCCAATAGCGTGCGGGAAGGGATTTTTATTACCGGTAGTGCCAACCCCACCATTACCGATAGTGTATTTCTGAAAAATCAGGGTAATGGTATTTCCATTGCTCGTACAGCCCAGGGCTTGATTCGCAATAACATCATGCAGGATACGGGCTTTGGGTTGGCGATCGGGGGCACATCCACCCCGCGTTTAGAAAATAACCAAATCACCCAAAACCAAGATGGGATTTACATTAACGACGCAGCTCAACCGGTGCTGCGGGGCAATGTGATTACGAACAATCAACGGGATGGGGTGGTTGCGACGGTCAATGCAAAACCTGATTTAGGCATCACAGGGGATGATGGTAACAACACCGTTCGCAACAACACGAAGTTAGATGTGAATAACGCTGGCAGTCAAGAAATTTCTGCCATCGGTAACAACATTGATCCGAAAAAGATTAGTGGCAAAGTGGTTCTGGTGGCGAAGGATACGGGAGTTCCGATCGACGACCCGATCGGGGGCCCCACCGACATCAAAGGTCACTGGGCAGAGGCATTTATCAAACAACTGGCAGCTAAAAATATCATTGCGGGCTTCCCCGATGGGACTTTTAAGCCGGAAGCCCCTGTAACCCGTGCTCAGTTTGCTGCCATTATCAACAAAGCCTTTAGCCCTGCCCCTCGCCGGAATGCGGTTGAATTTAGCGATGTCTCAACCAGTTTTTGGGGCTACTCAGCGATTCAAACAGCCTCAAAGGGAGGCTTTATGGCAGGCTATCCCGGTGGCTTGTTCAAACCGGAACAACGCATTCCTCGGGTGCAAGTGTTAGTGGCCTTGGCCAATGGCCTGCAATACGGCGAGGGCAACGTATCCATCTTGGCAAGATATCAGGATGGCAATACGATTCCCAGCTATGCCACAAAGTTTGTGGCATCGGCAACCCAGCGTCGGATTGTGGTGAACCATCCCAATCTCAACCTGCTGAATCCCAATCGGGAAGCGACTCGTGCAGAAGTGGCCGCGTTTGTTTACCAGGCGTTGGTGAATGCAGGGAAGGCAGAAGCCATTTCTTCGACATTTATTGTGAATCCGTAG
- a CDS encoding antibiotic biosynthesis monooxygenase has product MQDFRDCLTHKLARVTIAEFLPGKFEEAQRLYQEAVDTYREGFCGAYLLREQGSDRGISVILWDDEAAMAAHETAVHQAILNQMAPLFASRPENREYEVVSEVVPSEVVAS; this is encoded by the coding sequence ATGCAAGATTTTCGCGACTGTTTAACCCATAAGCTCGCTCGGGTCACGATCGCTGAATTTCTACCAGGCAAGTTTGAAGAAGCTCAAAGGCTGTACCAAGAGGCGGTAGATACCTATCGGGAAGGCTTTTGTGGAGCCTATTTGCTACGGGAGCAAGGCAGCGATCGGGGGATTTCGGTGATTTTGTGGGATGACGAAGCAGCGATGGCGGCCCATGAGACGGCGGTTCATCAGGCGATTCTTAACCAAATGGCTCCGCTCTTTGCCAGCCGCCCAGAAAATCGCGAGTATGAAGTTGTGAGCGAGGTCGTCCCGTCGGAGGTGGTGGCCTCCTAG
- a CDS encoding alpha/beta hydrolase, which produces MIGQQQSIVSIPVVARDQNLPGRVLRRTLQGWSRILARVCGCPIGFTFFLGIAFFGIAPAQAAETAIVKYSILRESIPVKDLSEFGKTGTPSPALAAHLKLAKRDPAQVRQNLTDTVKLDKKLADRVLNSPIGDRFLDELSTAIYNPAGVADRQALRAALTLSIQDDGKLSVLEVLEKYPTQEVMIDGDRMAEVYQQLRKLEKRLKNPLGLLKLG; this is translated from the coding sequence ATGATCGGACAGCAGCAATCTATCGTTTCCATACCCGTTGTCGCCCGTGACCAAAATCTGCCTGGAAGAGTGCTACGGCGGACATTGCAGGGTTGGAGCCGAATTTTAGCCCGGGTCTGTGGTTGTCCGATCGGCTTTACCTTCTTTTTGGGAATCGCCTTTTTTGGAATCGCCCCAGCCCAGGCCGCAGAAACTGCGATTGTGAAGTACAGCATCCTGCGGGAGTCAATCCCAGTGAAGGACTTAAGCGAATTTGGCAAAACAGGCACCCCATCACCCGCCCTCGCTGCCCACCTGAAGTTAGCAAAGCGGGATCCGGCCCAAGTTCGCCAAAACCTAACCGATACCGTCAAACTCGACAAAAAATTAGCCGATCGGGTGTTAAATAGCCCCATCGGCGATCGCTTTCTTGATGAACTCAGTACCGCGATTTACAATCCTGCGGGAGTGGCCGATCGGCAAGCTTTGCGAGCGGCACTGACCTTATCCATTCAAGATGATGGCAAACTTTCGGTCTTAGAAGTTCTGGAAAAGTATCCGACTCAGGAAGTGATGATCGACGGCGATCGCATGGCCGAAGTTTACCAACAGTTACGCAAGTTAGAAAAACGGCTAAAAAATCCCCTGGGCTTGTTGAAGCTTGGGTAG
- a CDS encoding SRPBCC family protein, which produces MTATPVSSTSDTLSALLKGEILLETRPYSAWGGAVTAKMYIPAPHTEVWQQLTDYSRWTAYFPDIHRSEVIHNGINTSGATVKRQIKRLYQAASKAFLFFTAQVEVYLKVLETHHQRIQFFMESGNFNDFSADLELQAWGEGTIITYSVQATPTVPVPGAFIQEAIKLDLPNNMEQMRRVICKR; this is translated from the coding sequence ATGACTGCTACACCTGTTTCCTCCACATCTGACACGCTTTCTGCGCTGCTCAAAGGAGAAATTCTTCTGGAGACCCGGCCCTACTCCGCCTGGGGGGGAGCTGTTACCGCAAAGATGTATATTCCTGCGCCCCACACGGAAGTTTGGCAGCAGTTGACCGATTATTCCCGTTGGACAGCCTATTTCCCAGATATCCATCGTAGCGAAGTGATTCACAACGGTATCAACACCAGTGGGGCCACAGTCAAGCGTCAGATCAAACGCCTCTATCAAGCTGCCAGCAAAGCCTTCTTATTTTTTACAGCGCAGGTGGAAGTTTACCTAAAAGTTCTGGAAACCCATCACCAGCGCATTCAATTTTTTATGGAGTCGGGAAACTTTAACGATTTCAGCGCAGATTTGGAACTACAGGCTTGGGGAGAAGGCACGATTATTACCTACTCCGTCCAAGCGACGCCAACGGTACCCGTACCTGGTGCCTTTATTCAAGAAGCAATTAAGCTGGACTTGCCCAACAACATGGAACAAATGCGGCGGGTGATTTGTAAACGGTAA
- a CDS encoding dihydrolipoamide acetyltransferase family protein, with amino-acid sequence MIHEIFMPALSSTMTEGKITAWVKSPGDKIEKGETVLIVESDKADMDVESFNEGILAAIVVQAGDSAPVGSALGLLAETEAEIEEAKQKAAALAGGGSASAPAPAAAAPVAAPTAAASGNGSSAAAPARPSGRIVASPRAKKLAKDLGVNLTTLVGTGPHGRIVAEDVEAAVGKPSAPVATPVIAAPPAPAAKPVAAKAPAAPVAPPTPGQVQAMNTMQVAVVKNMVATLEVPVFRVGYTITTDALDKLYKQVKSKGVTMSALLAKAVAMTLQKHPLLNASYVENGIHYNGSINIAVAVAMPDGGLITPVLRSADQQDLYSLSRSWKDLVDRARSKQLTPDEYSTGTFTISNLGMFGVDTFDAILPPGQGSIIAIGAARPTVVANEDGMIGVKRQMQVNITCDHRIIYGAHAAAFLKDLAKLIETDVQSLTL; translated from the coding sequence ATGATTCACGAAATTTTCATGCCCGCGCTCAGTTCCACAATGACTGAAGGAAAGATCACCGCTTGGGTTAAGTCCCCCGGCGACAAGATCGAAAAGGGCGAAACCGTGCTCATTGTGGAGTCGGACAAAGCCGACATGGATGTCGAATCGTTTAACGAAGGAATTCTGGCCGCGATCGTCGTGCAAGCCGGAGACTCTGCCCCCGTCGGTTCCGCCTTGGGCCTCCTCGCTGAAACCGAAGCCGAAATTGAGGAAGCCAAGCAGAAAGCAGCCGCTTTAGCGGGAGGTGGATCCGCCAGTGCGCCTGCCCCTGCTGCCGCCGCCCCCGTCGCAGCGCCCACCGCAGCGGCCTCTGGCAATGGCAGTAGTGCAGCGGCTCCTGCCCGCCCATCCGGTCGCATTGTCGCTTCGCCTCGTGCCAAGAAACTGGCGAAGGATCTGGGCGTGAATCTAACCACGCTGGTCGGGACTGGCCCCCATGGTCGCATTGTGGCTGAGGATGTGGAAGCAGCAGTGGGCAAACCTTCGGCTCCTGTGGCCACCCCGGTCATTGCCGCTCCCCCGGCTCCGGCAGCCAAGCCCGTTGCCGCCAAAGCCCCAGCGGCTCCCGTTGCGCCCCCCACTCCGGGGCAAGTCCAAGCCATGAACACCATGCAAGTGGCCGTGGTGAAAAACATGGTGGCTACGCTGGAGGTGCCGGTGTTCCGCGTCGGCTATACCATCACCACCGATGCCCTGGATAAGCTGTACAAACAGGTGAAGTCCAAAGGCGTGACCATGAGTGCGCTGTTGGCAAAAGCCGTGGCGATGACGCTGCAAAAACATCCGCTGTTAAATGCGAGCTATGTCGAAAATGGGATTCACTACAATGGCTCAATTAATATTGCCGTTGCAGTCGCAATGCCCGATGGTGGCTTAATCACCCCCGTTCTGCGTAGTGCCGACCAGCAGGATCTCTATAGCCTGTCCCGCAGTTGGAAGGATTTGGTCGATCGCGCCCGTTCCAAGCAACTCACCCCTGACGAGTACAGCACTGGAACGTTTACCATTTCCAACCTGGGGATGTTTGGGGTCGATACCTTTGATGCCATTCTGCCTCCTGGCCAAGGCTCCATTATCGCGATCGGGGCGGCCCGTCCCACGGTGGTCGCTAACGAAGACGGCATGATTGGCGTTAAGCGGCAAATGCAAGTCAACATTACCTGCGATCACCGCATTATCTACGGTGCCCATGCCGCAGCCTTCCTGAAAGACTTGGCGAAGTTGATTGAAACAGATGTGCAATCCTTAACGCTGTAA